The DNA window ACGTCGATTCTTCCAAACTGGTACAGATGCTGCGTGTGGGCAGGGTCACAGCTCGGCGGTTAACAAAGCCCTGCATGGTTAAAATGATCCAGACTGCACATTCACTGCAATTTAGCTTGAGTAATAGACGGGGGTCACGCTGGGTCACTTTCAATTTCCACTTCCAGcggagaaaaatgaaaacaactcatTTGCACAAATCTGAATAATTCAGTCACTCAAAAACGGGAGAGATGAAAATATGGGTCTGAAGAGAGGataaagaaagaggagggaCACTGTTGCATGGCGTGCGGTAATGACGGCCGGCCCCTCAGTCGTCTTGCATAAAGGCTAATGATGAATCTGACGGAGGATATGAATCCGGTTGTAAGAATAAAGCCTCCCTTTCTCTCGGCAGCCTCACTCGGGAGGCTCCGCTGCCTCTGGTGAGCTTTTAAACTTATCATAAATGTATTAAGATTGCAGCGGGCCATGAAACAGCTGTAGACAATTAATCTTCTGCAAATCTTATCCAAGGAATTGGTTTCTGCAAAGTAACATCTGCTGCGAGGGGCGATTATTCATGGGCAACGCTCAGCCGCCGCGCTTTTATGCATAGGGCACGATCATTGCCAATGAAGTAAAAATTTATAGTTTTCCCTGTTCAGTAAAAATAACATTCAGCAGCATTAAAACATCATCCATCAACATTGTCCTGGGGCCCGAGGCCATCCCAggcagagaaattaaaaagtattCATTTCGCAGAGAAGTTGCAGAACGTGCTGCTCCACTGAACTGAGGGGTTTTTCTCTGCATAGCTGCTGAGAATGAAATTGGAGATGTGGGCTCGTGGTTGCCAGCGTTGCTTTTTGCTCTGGTTGgtggaagaggagagatgaaCCTCGTCTCCCCGGAGACGCTGATCAGACAGTGCGGGCCATGATGGATGACAGTCAACATGGACTTGCCAAATATGAAGTTGGAATAAAATCAAAGCAGCGTAATTTTCTTTGAAAGTAGTTTGTGTGATAAGATGTGTCACAGTTTAGTGTCGAGGAAACTAAACGCTGACGACACAGTTAACGACTGTGGCCTGGATTCACTGAGCAGCTCCGAACCAACGAGAGGATCTTTAAACCAGGAGACgagtctgagaggaaacaagAAGGTTCCTCATGAAGAAAAGAACTTTGGTGATCTTGTTTATTTCTAATCAGCTGATGAACTTGAATTCATTGATTCTGATTTCACGTCtcagtttttcattattttccacAGACAGTGTCTGAGACGAGTCCATAACGAGCTGTGAGGCCGCGacagttatttcaaaatacatCTAATGAAAATATTAACGTTTAATGTTCGGTCACATGACCATCATCAGCCTCAGCTACCAGAGTGCAACACAACATGGAGAATCAATTACGAGTGTACTTAAGTAGTAGTACTTAATAATTACTACTACGGTgactgaccctgttgtctttgctaacagctgttcaGTCTgtattttacagctgttttcatgGAGACCAGATGTTATTATGTCCAGCGGGACCTGAACACCAcgcacttcctgtttacacagtGGTCATGTGACACGTGTCCTCAGGCTCGTGAGCGTGGGCGGGGAATACGAGTTTGAAAACGTGATGTCATTGTACCTGAACGCAGTAAAATAATGTGAAAGGTGCAAAGTAAAGTTGTTCTGCAGGACTGACACGAGTACAAATATATGAATGGGCCGAGCGGAGATTGATAGAGATCCTCGTCTTCATTCCCCGACTGTTGTAATCTCACAGATGGCGATATCATTTACAATGGAGGCTGTCAGCTGGAGCCGCGCCAGACGCCATCTTAATAGGAGTTTGATCATCTGTAACTTTGGCTGCGTGtcagttgttttggtttttaaacgaggaaaagttttaaaaaaaaaagaatcccgGCAATCAATCCTCATAGATGTTTCCgttatttagaaaaataattcaAGTCATCTTTCACCGTGGAGACGATGGAACCAAATGATGAGATTCAGAATCCAAGACGAACAGAAGAGTCGACGTCTTCAGTCACGAAGGAAAACGGTTTCTGAACAAGAGGAATCGAACCCGAACGTCTCATCGCTGAAACAGAAACCGTGTCTCCACAGTCTGAGGTAAATCTACCACGTTTAAACATCTGGATGGAGGAGTTATTGTTTAAACATCTGGATGAAGGAGGCCACGTTTAAACATCAGGATGGAGGAGCCACGTTTAAACATCTGGATGAAGGAGGCCACGTTTAAACATCAGGATGGAGGAGCCATGTTTAAACATCTGGATGGAGGAGGCCACGTTTAAACATCTGGATGGAGGAGCCATGTTTAAACATCTGGATGGAGGAGACCACGTTTAAACATCTGGATGGAGGAGGCCACGTTTAAACATCAGGATGGAGGAGGCCACGTTTAAACATCTGGATGGAGGAGGCCACGTTTAAACATCAGGATGGAGGAGGCCACGTTTAAACATCTGGATGGAGGAGGCCATGTTTAAACATCTGGATGGAGGAGGCCACGTTTAAACATCTGGATGGAGGAGGCACGTTCAAACATCAGGATGGAGGAGGCCACGTTTAAACATCAGGATGGAGGAGACCACGTTTAAACATCTGGATGAAGGAGCCATGTTTAAACATCTGGATGGAGGAGGCCACGTTTAAACATCAGGATGGAGGAGGCCACGTTTAAACATCAGGATGGAGGAGGCCACGTTTAAACATCAGGATGGAGGAGGCCATGTTTAAACATCTGGATGAAGGAGGCCATGTTTAAACATCTGGATGGAGGAGGCCACGTTTAAACATCAGGATGGAGGAGGCCATGTTTAAACATCTGGATGGAGGAGTTATTGTTTGAACGTGACGCTCAGGTTCTCGTCTCTTGTGAGGAGGACGGACACTTTGATCTGATGTTAATGAAGCCAGACTTTGATctgctttgatttatttgatgaGGTTGCGTTGAGCGCGTCGGGAGAAGATGTCTCCGTGTTTCTTTTGTGTCGTCGCTCTGTGGAGGTTTATGGACATTTCCCAGAGAGCCGCTGGAGCCGACGCCTTCTGTCTTCATACAACAAGCTGTGAGAAATTGGAAAAGTTGCAGCAATAGATAGGAGGTGACCTGGAAACAAAAGCAATCaaggctggaggaggatgtcGGAGCAGCGGGCCACCAGCGGACGCCATCAGGCTGAAATCCAGCCGCTCTGTcaataaaagaagaaataccTTCTGAGGCTCGGGGCCGAGGGCAAAGAGGAGTCTGCAATTTCACACCTTCATGTACCTCGATGCAGGacatttttcatgtaactccaccTTCTCACTCAGTGAAACACAATCAGTTGTTTGGGACGGATTGTGGACGACGACAGAAATGATTCCTCTCATCACAAACGGAGGGAAGAGACGGGATTGGAGGACGAGGTCAGCGACTCGTCCTCCTCCGTCCAATCGCAGCACGAGGACATAATTATTTTCTAAACTAAATAAACTGGAATTTAACCACAAATCAATCAGATCTCCACTTGAAGAAGTTCAGACTCAATCGTAGCTCAatcaaagcaggaaaaaaaaatcaattctgACCAATTATAGCAGCTTTCATTAGCGTATGTAAATCAGACGCTCAGAGGGAAGATCGGTCTCAGACCCCCCCCTCCTGGTCAGACCCACTCACGCTGCAGCTTCTTTCTACATGTATGTGACATGTGCTTATGAACACGCACAGACAAATATCTGTTTTAATTTTCAGATCTGCTTCATTTATTTCACTAGAATAAAAACAACCTGCATCGACGTGGATCGTCACAGTTGCTCTTATCTTTAAACATTGATGTaatctttaaatttaaagtcaAACTTGAGCAAACAAACTAATATCTTCGACATGATTCCATATCGTGAAAACGTTAACGAGGTAAATCtgttaaaaactaaatttcatttatttgagaTTTCTGTTTCAGTGAGGTTTCACCTGACGGCTGATTCTTCATtagaagataaataaaacagttttttacatttacatacttCACTgatgattttattcattaaatGAGTTGAATCACCTGGTTCTCAACAGAAGGGGCGGGGCCCTCCTGAGGGGCGGATTATAAATCTGAGGGTCGTCACTTGATTGACAGGAGACGActgtttttagacttttctcTAAACCTCATTTTATTTGAAGCATCAGATGTTTGATGATTGATTCTGTAATTTAAACGACTCATGTTCGTATGAAACAGAGaagattattatcatcatcattattattgtttttgattGTTCATCCTCACGAGTCAGAAGAAGAACGAACGAGTTGAGGAAACGTTTTCACTCAGATCGTTTCACACGTGTGGACCACAGAGGGAGCCGAGCATTCTGGGGGTTCTGCTGCTGGTCAGCGTGGATCTGCTCCGTCCGTATCGATCGTGGTCTCTGAGCCGCTCAGCCTCACATATATCACAGCGGCAGCAGCGAACAGACGCACAACAACGTATTTAAAGACATTACGCTGCGACTAATGGCGAGCGTTGGAGCGAGCCTCAGTCATTTAGCCCGTGAGTGGTCGGAGCGCTCGCTTCCCAGCACAGCgtcatttaaaatgatgtcCTCTGTGGACTACATTCACTGGGATTCAATTTggaaatgtattcatatttacTTAGTGTACCTGCATTGCATTTGTATAGATCAGTGGAGGGTAAAAGTAAAATTGAGCAAATTGAATGAGCATATCCAGAGGTTGTGAGGAGTCTGCAGCCGGGGTCAGTCCAATGCCTTTTATGATGTCCCTCTGAAATCTATCTGAATCACATTAAATTGGATATAAAGATGTGCAGACACATACATCACAGTAAATGGTGTGGTGGAGCATCGCTCGCCAAGAATCCCACCTCAACAATCGGGTTATAGAATCGGCTTTAGATCCTATTAATAATTCACAATCTTGTTAGGGGagaacaaacatttctgttcaaGCAATTTGAGTCTGGGGATTGTTATTAGAGGCGTGTGCTGCAGCCGCGGCCTCGCCAACACACGTAAGCCCGTCTGTGTGTGGAGGAATCACTCTGAGCTATTTCACAGTGTCTGGCTTCTTTATTAAAGCAGCGTCACAGGAAacatgagagtgtgtgtgtgtgtgtgtgtgtgtgtgtgtgtgtgtgtgtgtgtgtgcatgcagcaCTTTGTTCTGAGCAGGAGACGCAGGAATCACATCATCATTTCACCACAAACTCGCGTCGCAGCGTTTCAGGGCCGCAGCTCTTTATCGATCATCACGTGACAATCGTCTCCATCGACTGGAAAACGTTTGCAAATCAAAaatccagttttgagaattttgacaaagatgaaaaacattttttcttcaGATCGTCTCTggattcaaactgaaaaataaaacacgcTGAGAAATGTTGAACCTGTGAGTTCACGTGAAatttacatgaaacatgaagcagaactgatgaaatctgaaaaataataaattagtttaaatattaaaaaaaaatattttatcaagTAAAAATTCTAAATCATCTTTTTAAACAGATTCAAACATTTTGTGGATTATTATCAATCATCGATAAATCATCTTGAAACtgtttctttaatatttttaaatcattaaatatatttacatcaggagtttGTGTATAAACATGGACTCAGTCTATTTCCTGGAGTGTTATTGATGTAATAGATGGATCCTGATCCTGGAACATGTGGAGACAGATGTTGGATCATCTGATCACGTGATGTCACATCTGTATTTCACTCTGAACATTCAATGATTATTAAAAtctgaagagagaaaacaaacatttataaaatatgattaaagaaaatagaagagaaacaaaaagttcagcagaaaataaacatgatgaGAATTTATTCTAAAAATATGAAAGATATTTTCATCCTGTTTCATTTGATCAGAATAAATCTGaggattattaaattaaaagaaggTTTTTATAAAACTCAGATCTGATGGATGTTTACTGTAAAACACACGTGTCCTCTCTGAATTGTGggtaatatttataataatctGATTTTCATGTCTCACGATGTCAGTGGAGATAAAATCTGCTCTTTTGCTTTAGTTATTTAATCTTACGATCTTTTCCATTTCAATTCAAACTGGACTCACATGAAACAAGAGCAGAAACACGAGCGTTTGTTTCAGAAGTGGAAACACGGACAAATCAAAATAAGTTTTTATTAGTAATATTAGTTGAAATAACTCTGACGTCCTGACGTGTTGTTTTCTGACGCTGCTCGTCTCAGTTtgatttccttcttttttttctgcggcgtgaagaaataaaactgatcTTTACTTTTATTCTTCATCTCGTGACCCTCAGGTTTACTCTGCGACCCCGGGGGGGGTCTCGACCCACAGgttggaaaacaaaaactgtttaatCTGATGTTGGAAATATGcaaaatagagaaaaacatctttaaacatttttttttattatatctcATTTTAATTATGATTCTAAATTCAgctattttgttttgttttcttctcatttcttttttttgatccaattgtttaaatttttctctttttcaggtTCTTTCTGTtctgattctttttctttctgatcTTTGTtcagtcatgtttttattacttgttattgtgtgtgtgcgtgtgtgtgtgtgtgtgtgtgtgtgtgtgtgtgtcttcgaTTTGAACCATCGAACACGAGGTTTGATGAGGACGTGAAGTTTCTCTTCAGACTtaagtttgattttttttctctttgtttcaaaCTTCATTTTCTCCACAAACGTTCTGGTGACATCATCTTAGAATGAATTCATCTTCTCATCAAACAGTTCTGACGGTTTTACAATGActtcaataaaaaatacatcaatacATAAATaagagtgtgagtctgtgtgtgtgtgtgtgtgtgtgtgtgtgtgtgtgtgtgtgtgtgtgtgtgtgtgtgtgtgtgtgagtctgtgtgagtgtgtgtgtgtgagtctgtgtgtgtgtgtgtgttcagtcaaTAAAGATCCATGTccagtttaaaaacacatttaaaaacagataatAACAATTTGAACATAATATTTGATCCGGTTCATTTTAAAGCGTCACATGATCCTGACTGAGTCAACTGTTATCACACGCTGCCTCCTGCTGGTGAAAACACGTCATTACAACCAGGACGTCAGGAAGAAATAAAGATCTGAGCTGaggtttgattttaaaaaaacgtcTTAATTAATGAAATTCCTCGCGGTGATGTCACTGCTCGTCCGTGTTGCTCTGTCCGGTGATGATGCTGCTgtatttcctctgctgctcctccttcagagaaTCCTTCACTTTCCCTCGTTTCAGTCCTCCGTCCCTGGGGACGAAAAATACTTTAACTCTGCAGCTTCAGAACCAAAATCAGCCTGAAACTACTCGTTGGGAAGTAATCGGAGTATTTATGGGCTCCTCACCAGTCCAGGTCCAGGAGTCCGCCCTGAAGAGCGATGGCAGATTTCACTCTGTTGGCAAACTGAGCTGCGTCCTCACCGTCCTGCTCACATCGCCATGGAAACACAGATATTGTCATAGATTAGTGTtatagaataaatataaatacacgtAGAGGAACGTTGATCCGTTTTGAAACCACCGAGTCCtgaagtgtttttatatttaaaacagaaaatctatCGGacaatttatttcctttttaatttgaaaataaaatctgatgaaTCTTTGTCTCGACAGATCAGGTGTTGTGGAGGCGGGGCGTTCGTACCTGTATGGTCATGGGGGGGAGGTACCACACGTTGACGACGATGGCCCAGCTGGTCATCATGCGGAGCAGGTAACTGACCATGTTGTATTTACCGCTGTTCCAGAACGCATCGCCGAACCGAGGGTCgtactgaaacacagagagctgAGGTCACGTCTGAGGAAGAATTCAAACACTCAGCTTTACTTTTGAAGATCTGAAGGATCTGGTCTGATGTCGTCAGGTTTCtctgtcatgtctgaaaacgttgTACGTGTGTTTGACGTGTGCTGAAACGTGATGTCGTGGTTTCTACCTTGATGGCGACGGGGTGGATGGTTCCTCCGATTTCAAAGCTTCCTTTCTTAAACATCATGACCGACGTGTTGTTGATGCAAGTTCCTGtttgacacagagaaacaggaagttgttatctgatcaccccccccccccctcacacggCCTGCGGCTGAGCGGCGTGATGCACACTGACCTTCAGGAAATATCAGGATGGGAAGTTTGTTCCTTGCTGCGACGTGAGCTCTCAGTctgcagagacaggaagaggtTTTCATGAGTCATCGTCCGTCGTCACGACAACGAGGATAAACCAGGAAACAGAGacgttttttaaaattcatcatatttcagagggaaaataaaaaaacttctcGGCTCCTCGAGATAAAAACTTCTGACTCTGACCTGCTGGTCACCGCGTGACGGTCTCTCATCTCCGACCTCTCGAACCAAACGTGGGGACACGACCTGACCATCGACCTCTGAATGACCCCCATCAGACCTCCGTGAACCTGACCCACCTGAGGACGACAGGAAGCACAGAGCCGTGACATCACGTCCTCAACACGCCGAGCCGCCGGAGGGACGACACTCACCATCGCGTAGCAGCCGTCATTGGCCAGAATCACGACGTCGATCGGTGTCGTGTGATTAGAAACACAGATTCCTCCTCTCTGAGGTTTGTTCTCTCTGTGGACACAAGAAGTAATCAGATACTTTCCTCAGGTAGAAGTACCACGACAGCAAAGACaaaatactccattacaagtAAAAGTCCTGTAAAAGTACataacatgtatttatacatttcttgatttgctttatttgtgttttttatttgttctcaGGATTCAGGTTGAAATAGTTTTTCTGACAGAAAAAACCATCCCTGTTAAAAACCAGCTGTAACTTCAGCTTCAGTAAAGTGCTGCTGATAGtacacataataaataataataaataataaaagtaccTCCAGACACTCGGTTACTTTCCGCTCCGGACGCTCACACTGACCTGTTGTGATAGTGGACGGTCGCTGACAAACCTCTGGCACAGATTCTGTAGCAGGTCACGTGAACCAGTTCGCTGAGCCACGTCTTCGCACTGACACGCAGACAACACGTATGAACGTACAAACATGTAAATCAACACTGAAAACTGGGTCGTTGTTGTTGTCGTACCTGCTTTCAGGCAGAAATCCGACCAGAGTCGTTCCCATCACGAGCCACGAGAGTCCGATGAGAGCGAGAGTGATTCTGCAGGAACAGGAAAGATGCTCGTCCATGACCAGAGTTATGaagtattaatatatatatattatattatatatatatatatcttataaTAATATGacgttattattaatattgatgaATGACCGTTGACACTGACCTGAGAGGGAAGAGGACGCAGTAACGTACGAAGACGCCGAGGCCCCAGATGACGGTGAGGCGGAGGCTGATGTAGCGGAAGTTCTGGTTGGTGCGTGTGAGGAGGTTCCAGGAGGCGAGCTCCTCGGAGGAGAAGCGCTGCGTCACCTGATCGTCCACGATGCTCTCCACGCCCTTCTTGTAGAAGTAGAGGGCGTCGATCAGGGAGAACTCCGCCCCCACCAGGGACCCAGAGTTCCGCAGCGGCGCAATCTCCTCCTCCATCGAGCCGCCCCCCCGCTCAATGATCCCTGGAGAAAAACACCTGGATTAAGATTCACGAcgtgtttttactcttttatcACAAGATTTGATCCGATAAGTGTGagtttgttgtcatggttacatgAAAACTAATAAATTAAGATGGCCGACGCTCCAGCGTCTCCACGTCCTGCTgttttacaaaaatgaagccaaagtatctcgGATAcgagcgctgccatcttgtggtgatgagatCATCTACAGTCAGAGTCTGTTCAGTAGTGGAGCCATTATCAAGGCCCCGCCCCCACATGCTctcaaccaatcctgagtcagtgtcagctgtcaatcatgatgtttttatatcatcagatcagaaacatcagtgagacaatctgctaacatggaggaggagtcggccaccagggggcgatccaggcgatttggcttcacttcacgtcgtctttatttacaatctttgATTCCGACACTTTGAAACCAACATCTGATGTGAAACTTAGATCCTCCAAAGAGACGACGTGAAACCTGAACATTCatgatgtttaatatttaacatcGATTTATCTCCCGATCAAACTCAGTCAACTTTATTTAATCTGTCATAGACGACACATGTGACTCAGTTGAATGTGTCTGTATCCACACGCCTGTTTTCACATGTGTTTGAATCCACCACAGTTTCACATGTTCGTGTTTTAAATGATCAgtttgtttccatcactgaGACGATTTCAAATGTTGCAGCAGGACGACGAAAATGAGTTCTTTCAGTTGTTTCCCTGTTTGTGATTTGAATCCTGAAGCAGCTGAACTCTGAGTCATGTGATCA is part of the Paralichthys olivaceus isolate ysfri-2021 chromosome 18, ASM2471397v2, whole genome shotgun sequence genome and encodes:
- the gpat3 gene encoding glycerol-3-phosphate acyltransferase 3; translation: MDDLWGVAVGVFQAWMFVVVFFIMLPAMFGLSLGVTSVYIQILVKILEWATLRIQRGRQEQTSVPVPLPNGIIERGGGSMEEEIAPLRNSGSLVGAEFSLIDALYFYKKGVESIVDDQVTQRFSSEELASWNLLTRTNQNFRYISLRLTVIWGLGVFVRYCVLFPLRITLALIGLSWLVMGTTLVGFLPESSAKTWLSELVHVTCYRICARGLSATVHYHNRENKPQRGGICVSNHTTPIDVVILANDGCYAMVGQVHGGLMGVIQRSMVRSCPHVWFERSEMRDRHAVTSRLRAHVAARNKLPILIFPEGTCINNTSVMMFKKGSFEIGGTIHPVAIKYDPRFGDAFWNSGKYNMVSYLLRMMTSWAIVVNVWYLPPMTIQDGEDAAQFANRVKSAIALQGGLLDLDWDGGLKRGKVKDSLKEEQQRKYSSIITGQSNTDEQ